The sequence CTGGGGGCGTAGGGACGAGGGTGGGGGTGGGCGAGGGGGGACGGGGCTTCGCATTCAGCGGGGCCCTTTTGCTGTCTGGGGGTTGGCGCGGCAAGTTTATGAGACGAGGCGCGACGATTCGCCGTGCCGCCCATCTGCCATCCGCCATCTGCCATCCGCCATCTGCCATCCGCCATCACTCTCTTGTCACTCCCAACTTTCATAACAACCGACCAACTGGCTACAGATGCCAGCCTTACACTCGGCGAAGACGCCGCGCATCACATGCGGGTGCTGCGGCTCGAGGCGGGGACGCGCGTGCGGCTGGCCGACGGGCAGGGATCGCGCGGCACGGGGACGGTGCTGCGCATCGCCAAGCGCAACGCCACCGTGCACGTGGACGAATGCGTCTTCACCGAGCCGTATCCGCCGGTGCACCTGATCGTGCCGATTGCCGATCGCGAGCGGATGCTGTGGCTCGCCGAGAAGAGCACCGAGCTGGCGGCGTCGAGTTGGCGGCCGGTGCTGTTCAAGCGCTCGCGCTCGGTCTCGCCGCGCGGCGAGGGGCCCACCTTCCAGCAGCGCCTGCGCGCGCGGATGGCATCGGCGCTCGAGCAATCGGGCGGCGCCTGGCTGCCGCTGCCGTATCCGGACGCGACGGTCGAGACGTGCATCGCCGCCGCCCCCGAGGGGGTGCGGCTGATGCTCGCGCAGGATGGCGAGCCGATCGTGCCGCTGTTGCAGGGCGATATGCAACTGCCGGTGACCATCGTCCTCGGCCCGGAAGGCGGGATCGAACCGGCCGAGCTGGAGACATTCGTCGCGGCGGGATTCAAGAAGGCGTCGCTGGGATCGTCGCTTTTGAGATTCGAGACGGCGGGGGTGGCGGCGGTGGCTGTTGCAAGAGCGGTGCGAGGCTAAGCCGCGGGCGGAACGGGGACGAGACTGGGGGCGTAGGGACGGGGGAGGAGAGTGGGGACGAGGGACGAGTGGTGTGCTTACCGCGCTCTCGACTTCGATCTTCCACGAGACGGAACCTCTGCGCGCTCCGCGAGCTAATACAACTGGAGGCTTGATGTCCTGTTTGTTCTGCAAGATCATCGCGCGCGAGATTCCGGCGAACATCGTGGCCGAAGACGAGCATTGTCTCGCCTTTCGCGACATCAATCCGCAGGCGCCGACGCATATCCTGGTCATTCCCAAGGTGCACGTGCCATCGCTCAACCAGATGGACGATCCGATGATCGCGGGGCGGGTGCTGGCCTTTGCGCGCGACCTCGCGACGCGTGAGGGGATCGCCGAGCGCGGGTATCGCGTGGTGATCAACACGAACGCCGAGGCGGGACAGACGGTCTTTCACTTGCATGCGCACCTGCTGGGCGGCCGCGCGCAGGGGTGGCCGCCGGGATAATGCACGCAAAGCGTGAAGGGCCGGCGAGCGACGGCACGACCGCGGGCGACACGACGTCGCGTTGGCGTCGGCGGTG comes from Gemmatimonadaceae bacterium and encodes:
- a CDS encoding RsmE family RNA methyltransferase, with amino-acid sequence MPPICHPPSAIRHLPSAITLLSLPTFITTDQLATDASLTLGEDAAHHMRVLRLEAGTRVRLADGQGSRGTGTVLRIAKRNATVHVDECVFTEPYPPVHLIVPIADRERMLWLAEKSTELAASSWRPVLFKRSRSVSPRGEGPTFQQRLRARMASALEQSGGAWLPLPYPDATVETCIAAAPEGVRLMLAQDGEPIVPLLQGDMQLPVTIVLGPEGGIEPAELETFVAAGFKKASLGSSLLRFETAGVAAVAVARAVRG
- a CDS encoding histidine triad nucleotide-binding protein: MSCLFCKIIAREIPANIVAEDEHCLAFRDINPQAPTHILVIPKVHVPSLNQMDDPMIAGRVLAFARDLATREGIAERGYRVVINTNAEAGQTVFHLHAHLLGGRAQGWPPG